GATGGCAGCATCAAACGAATAATTCTCACCCAATGCGCTGTCCATCCAGTCTCTGAGCTCCTCTGTGTTTTCTGAGCCTAATATGGACTTGATTTTCTCTGGAAGCCAAACTCTCCCTCCTCCCTTATCATCAGCCCTGGTTATGGGTGTTTTCCCAGATAAAACCTCCAGCAAAACCACCCCATAAGCAAAATATCAAGGGTTGGGGAGATTATACCCTGGTGAAGATATTCTGGAGCTAAATACCCTTTACTCCAAGAGGCAGTTGAATAAGGCTGGGAGTCTTCAGCATCATCTTCAAAACATCTTGCCATGCCAAAATTCCCAATCTTAGCATTGAACTCTTCATCTAAGAAGATGTTTCGGCTTTTTACGTTTCGGTGAACATAGCAGGGGTGCATTATGTGGTGCATGTACTGCAAGGCCATTGCTACATCAAGACAAATCCTCAACCTTTGGTTCCATGTCAAGAAACAATAGCAGGAGGCAATGAATTGGCTTTTCATTGCCAGCCCACCATGCAGCCAGTCCTTCAAGGACCCGTTCTTGGCAtactcaaaaatcaaatatgaatcaGGACCTTCATTCAAGCAAGTCCCTAACAGCCTTATTATGTTGGGATGATGGTGAATTGCATCATGAAAAAGCCCAAACTCTATCTTGGAAATGGCTTCTGGATGTGTATGCTTTATTGCCAAGTTCTTGCCATTGAGACGACCATGAAACACCGATCCCTCAATGAGATTGCTTGAATTGAAGTCCTCTGTAGCTTTTCTCAGCTCCAACATAGTGTATGTCTCCACTACAATCTTATGCGGGGTGGACTCGATGATCTGATCGATAGGATCTTGGGATCCCTCAAACGAGACTTTTTTCTCACTGGTGGTTCTTACACTCAAGCCAAGCTGTTGTAGCTCCACATCTCCCATCTTGTAAGCATTCTGCTTCTTCCGCTTCCAGTGGATCACCAAGACGGCTGCAGCAATGGCAATGCTTGCTCCAACTGCAACCCCACTAACTGCAATATAAACTCCAATCTTccacatttttgttttcttcttgtgCGGATTAATTACTGGGATGCTGGTTGCTGGAAGACCCAAATTCGGCTCACGAGGCTTCGCAGGGGAACCAAGGGTGGGCTTATCTCTGAGTGGAATCAGGAGCGATGAAACCGGTGCTAGGCTTCCTAGTCTCAGAGTTGCTCCTGATCTGTTGTTTGCTGAGATAATAGCTTCTGAAGTAGTATTGAACTTGAAGGCTAAGCTAGGAACCGTATCACCTTCACTTACGGGATAAGACAGCAAAAGCTTTGTTTCTTGAATAATTTCAGATGATGATGGGCAGGCACATCTCAATGGGATTAGCAACCGGACTTTATCTGCAAGACCCCATGGTTGGATGCTCGGGTTCCTTTCTCGGATGGCTTTGCAGGTGGTCAGGCCCTCCAGCGATTCAGCAATGCCAAAGAAGCTTTCCCCTTCTATGGTAGTTTTAGTGAGTTCAGCCTGAAAGAAACCGGCCTTACATTTACATTCAATTGGGATCAACAAAGGCTGATTGTATGGAAGTAACTCTGTGTCAGCAGAGAAGCCATTTGCTTCTGCAATCAAGAACCGATCAATCCCTAAGTAGAAGCTCAGATTGAAAAGAGATGAGTAGTAGGAATTGGTGCGAAGAAGTGCAAAAGTCCCACACTGTTTCTGGGATCCATTTCCATTGCAGTAGTAGCCAGAAGCATCCCGGGAGGAGGTCTCACAGCTTAGCAAGCTCTGTCCCAGAGTGGAGACAAATACAAGGATGAACAAAAACAAAGCTCTTAGATAGAAGTTATTGATGAGAGCAGCCATGCCCACGACCACGCCTTTCAACCTAGGAAACCTGTTATAAAAGAATAACTTTCTTACTTTAAGAGAGTGAATATTTTGGATCCATACAAAATGGTGTTAAAAAGagagtattttaaaaatctgTTTGGACAGAACTCTTGGGGATGACAAAGAGGTGTATATTTTTACTCTGATTCCAGCTGTTTGGCTAACCCCCTTTCCTTGGGCTTGATTCCATTGGCTAGGGGAAGTTCTCAACTTCCAGAGCTCATAGCTTCCTCTCTTGGGCTTCCACCAGCTTTTAGATGCATTAACATGCTTCTAACTCAGACTCATTCATGTCCTTGCACCCACTTGCACAGACTGGCCCAGCTTTGTTCCTGTTGCAGTATCAATTTTCCTTTGCATAAATTATTAGTTCAATGACCAAACCCCTCCTCTGATTCAGATTATCAAGATAAGCCATGTGATATTCAGATAAAGACGAGCACCTTACCTTTAATCTTTGATAGCTTGGGTGCATACGTATAGTCATCATAGCTCCATTCATGAACCTGAAAAACAGAGGACAAGCATGGAAACTACATCAATTCAAATACGAGGTGTACATGCATGGATATACACCTTCAACTTATATAGAATTATATGTCACAACATAAAAAGGCATGGACAAGCTTCCAAAGATTACAATGGTGACCAGATAGCATGATAGTGGCGTGCATGGtgggaaaagaaagaaggattATATCACTTGAATTGATGAGACATCCATGCATGGTAAAGCAGAGGCACAGAAAAGAGGCTACGGAAAAATAGGTCAAATTTAGAATGAGTTTCCTAGGTTGACAAGCTCCAATACCCCCCATAAAGAACCACTTTATTTGTCGCTGGCTTGTAAAGTCATTCAATTGAGTCTAGTGCTAAGGGACACAAGGGTAGGGTGTGGCCCATATGCATACAACTCACTTATCAGTTATCACATGAACCTGGTTCTTGAAGGGATAACATCAGCTTGGATGTCTTAAAAATGGGGTGAGGGGCTAACCGACTCAAGGATCCAAGTATCGATAGACAAAAATTCGATCTTGGAGGGCGGCCACGTGCATGTGATAGCACGTGCTTACCACTCGTCtgcttcaaaaataaaaataataataattcagaGAAAAGGAGACTTAGGAACATGCCTTAGTGAGCCTTCAAAGGTTTCTTTTGTCAAGAACCATACTCAATTAGGGCGGTGAAGGACCTCTGTTGCCAATGCATCGGATATGGATCTTGGAATACTTATATTTGTGGCTTCTGGATTATTGTACATGTGCCCATGGAGACAATGTCATGGGGAGGTTGACATTAAAAATATCACAGCATAAGTTCTGGTTCACTGGATTGGATCGGTATCCTATCCATACAGCATGAACTCAAGAATCTAGACTACAATCTAGAATGCCGGTAATACTACAAAATTACCACATAATAAATTGTTAGGCACTGCATaagaaaagaagatgaaaacagAGCAGAAATGCAATATTTGGGTGGGAAAGATATGATATGTTCTGAAACATCGTGATCGCATTGTCTCCTGCGGGACTTATGGTTATACATAGCACTTGAGGAAAAGTCAAGAGGCATGAGATGATGAAGTGGATGACACTAACAAATCATCTGGTTTTATTGTACTTCCAAAATTTTAACGGAGTTAAATAGTGTAAACAAGTGGATGTGGCGAAAAATATTATCAGTATCTTGCTTGTCTTATCAACAATTACAATTCTTCGAAATCTTGGTTGTCTTATCAACAATTTCACTGGGCTTCCTCCACGCTTTTTCTCAGAAGAGATATAACTTGCTCTGGCTTGGGGGCTCCAAATACTGAGCTCCCTGCAACGATGCAATTGGCTCCTGCTGAAGCAGCCATGCCAATGGTAGAAGGCCCTAAACCGCCGTCTACCTGCAAAACAAAGTGGAAAACCTATCTCAAATGGTTGTTGCAGTTGAAATGTGCAGTCCCTTTTCGTTGAGTTTCTACTTCAAAAAAAATGGCTACAATTTTCACATGCATACCACAAGACAAGTGGTATAGATCTGAGTTCAGTGCAGttaatcatatattattattatctccaCATACAGGCAAAACACGAAAAGCACATAGACCATCATATGAAGCATCATTGCTTGAACAGAAGCCAGGGAAATGCTTAactgtaattaaaaatattgaagacaATGAAGAGATGGACTCACCTCAATATCAAGTGAAGGGTACCTCTTTCTCAATTCGCGTACCTGGATGTGGAGATCCAAGAAAAGGAAATGGGTTATGGGAACAAAAGGATAGATACTGACAAgaagaattggaatttaaagaaaaatacaagaggaagaagaagggaTAGAAAGAAAGGAGCATAATTGCACCTTATCCATCATTTCTGGCATGAATTTTTGTCCACCAAATCCAGGTTCCACAGTCATGACAAGGACCATTTCCACTGGATTTTTACCTTCAACCTGTGGACCAAAAGGGAAATTTTAACACATAATTGCAGGGGTTCTCAGGAGGCTTTATACTGTACTCAATAATTACACAAAACACCAGTAATCTAGATTTATCTAGATGAAATCCATTAGAATCATGTTTTCACACTATTCCATCCAAAACAAGAACTAGCTGACAACCCAGATTTGAATCCtcaaaaggaaagagataaaatGGATACCAATGGATAAACTTCTTCAATGGGTGTTCCAGGCTTCAAGGCCACACCTGGCCTCATACCTTTTGACCTAATTCTTTCAACAAGCTCTTGCCAATTCTCTGAAAAAGCAATACCACATTTGGAACagaaataaagataataaatctaaaatgaTAAAGactaaacaaaaaggaaaaaccatCAATACTGTAGCTCACCTTTGGATACCTCAACATGAAATGTGAAACCTGAAGCACCAGCTTTTCCTAGAGGCTCCACATAATCAAGAGGATTTGTGACCATCAGGTGGCAATCCAGATACGCACtgtaagagaagaaaaatgatattttctcTGGTTATAGCAAGAAAATGCCAACATCCAGGAagttaaagtttaaaatttgttgaaagTGAAGGAACCATGAAAGTTTTACTTTGTGTGCTTTCTCAGACTCTCAATGACTGGGGCACCAATAGTAAGGTTCGGAACAAAGTGcctatggaaaagaaaatgagcatAAGTGCAAATAATCCAATGGTTGTACTTCAGAGGATACAACTAGTTAAAGAAATTACAGAggtgaattttttgtttcactaaGTAGATCATCCACAATGGGAGCAAGTTAAACCATAGGAACCGCCCAAGTTAGGAACCAatcataataacaataattttttttttgatcggtccaataataataataataataataataagcaatGTTTTGGAAGGCTAAAAATGATCTCTAGGCATTTTACCTAAATGAGGCAAGGCATAAGTCTCGAGATGGAATAAGGCATAAGCCTCaacttaaacaaaataataataataataataataaaatcatatgaaaactaaataataagaaaattgtaaaattcaTAATAACCAAATCAATTGCTTGTCATTGTCAGTAGTTTCTAATTtagtttctctttctctcttataAAATCCAACTCCCTCTCAAGGCTTCATCGAATGATCTCTAGCATTGCCATCACCATCACGAATAGGATCTGCCATAGAATCATAAATCATATCCAATTGTTCTACTATCCTTCTCATCAATGTTAATGTCCATCATGTTCTTCTTCATAGTTCATTAATTGCAATGATCCTTTTCCTATATCTACCAATAATAAGATGAATGATCATATATGAGCTCAACCATTACGGCAACCAACAATTGAAGCCACCCCATTAAAGGGTTAATTGGAAGCTTATGcccttattttgtaaaatgtctAACCCAAgacaaaactttaaaaaatttatatcaaaaacCACAGAACCCCAAATCCATACACATTGGATATTGAGGCTTAAACCTCTCATAACATATATACCAAAACCTCACAAAGGCCCTAAACCttttaaaacccttttaatatttgaggcttaagcctcaatagcCTTGAGCTTATAGCCTCAAGATTTAAGCCCAACATGCTGAGGCTTAAGCCTCGATTACCCTGCATTGAGGCTATTGTAAGCCTCTAGGAATTAGccttgaggcttaagcctcaatcACCCTGCATTGAGGCTATAACCACAAGGCTAATGTGTAGATGCTCACCTTGAGGGGCACCTCAAGGCATAAGCctcaatagccttttaaaattttgatagtaAGGAACCAACCATAACGATaacaacaaaacataaaatGGCATTGATATGATCAGAAGCACAGAGACATCCATGTTACAGATTATGCACAGCAGTTCTTTTATTGCAGCAAAGGCAAGCCATACTACCTCAATTCTAGggttattcatttatttcttcaaaaaagTATCATGTTTCACAAGTTTAAAAATGGTTATGACTGTTACAAGAAAACATCGAAAAAAACTCCTTCATTCTCTCTCTTTAATCATTCAAAGCCGCAAAGACCTAATAAGCTCACTAAGAGAGTATTTCGGTTCCTTGGCTCCTAAAGTGACAAAAATGTAGGGAGTTACTTACTGCactataatatgaaaaaataacttcaataatGGGAAGGAAATTTCACAGAAATATACAACGAGCATAGATTAGTTATGCATAACAAACCAAATAATCGACCAATATTATGAGTATacaattacattttaaaattctcaatgcattctatcattttttatatggaaaagcAAATGTATAAAACAGTGCCCAACAAAAGGGGGTGCATCCTATGTACATGAGAGGTATACTCAATATAATATATCATGTGTAGAGGTTCTTGTGTTAAATATCATCAGAGTATTTGATTCACATTAAAGATTTAGTTAAACACCTTGTATCCTCACGGTGCGAAAGGTTCCCCCAACAAGAATTCTTGTGCCACAATTTTTAAGACCTACAACTTAAGGATTGAATGGTGTCCATCAAATTGATTTACAATGCATAGTAAGGAAAAACCTATATACAGTAAAAATTGCCCAAACAAAACTTATGGATGGACAAAGGAGTGACGTGAAATAAATTTCTTGCTCCAAAAGAGGCATTGAATAATCACCTTTCCCATCAATATAGTACAAGTTAAATGGTTGGCACTCATCTAAAGGAGTCTCACACTAAAAATTCACTTTGTTTGCAGGCAAATGGTCACAAGCTTTTGGATGCTTTCTGTTGTTTCACATGTTCAATCACCCTCCACCCATTGGAAACTTTAGTCAACTTGGTATTAAAACTCtccacttgaaaattttctctcCTGTAATTAAAAGTGACAGCCTATTGTTTGTCCTACTCTATACAATTTTATCCTGTGCATTTCAATTCTAATTTAGATGGTTCCATTTTGTAAATTTCCCCTCCGTCTAGATCACCCATCATATTCAACTCAAAAAACAAGCCACCTCTGAACTTCACACcccacaaaaattcaaaatcaagccCTAGTCCTTGTTCATGATTCAAACCCACATTCAACACAACATTAAAAAAGGCAGAAAATGCAAAATTGAGTACTAAGGAACAAAACATCAACACTTCTAttcattagagagaaaaaagaaatcaaaattccaaACCAAACAGGCCAGAAGCAAAAAGAGCAAAGCATCCAACCTACCCATCCTGCACATAGAAACATGGAAAAAATCAGCTTATTGAATAATCAAAGATACAACATTCATTGATTTTCCACAAAATAGAGGAATAGGAAATTGGGGAGATTGATTGGAAACCGTATGATAAAGAAGGAAGCGTACCATGATGTCCATGTGGAGCCAGTCGGCGCCAAAACTGAGCATACGTTGGGCTTCGGAAGCCAAGTTGGCGAAGTCGGAGGAGAGCATAGAAGGTGCGATCTTCGCCGGCGCCATCGGAATCTGGGTCAGGGGAGAAAATCAACGGGTGAGACGATGGAGTCAGGGAGAGAAATGGAGACTGAGGGAGAGATAACCAGAGAAGGGAAATGAGGGTAGTTGGTTTGTTGTCCAAAATGGCGTCCTTTCACCTAATTCATTTTCCCACAACACATTCCCTCGAATACTGAATACTGGGTTGAGGACGAAACGCAGAACTGAAACGACGTCGTTCGATGACGCAAGAGGGAAAGTAGGACGGGTTTTCGGATACCCGCTCCACCTTAATGAAAATAAGACGGATTtaaattggtttaaaatttaaataaacggatttgagatttttttgtaaaatctggGATGGGTTTGAGTGATACCTTGTCTCACCCCACCTTCGATGACGGGAAAGTATGGTTTTTGGATACCCGCTCCATCGCTAATGAGATGAGTTtaaattggtttaaaatttaaataaacggaTTTGAGATTTCAAGTAATGTCTTGTCTCATCTCATCCCGtctcgattatatataaaattaattttaaaaattaatttaatttattttttatttttctatttttaataaaataagtaataaaaatataataatttaattacttataaaatatatttattttaatgtaattaaaattttttgaatatattttttttaaaaatacaaaagttAAACAAGTTgagagtgaaaattattttcaataaataaaggAGGATCGGATGAGGACGACGTATTTCAACTTATCTCATTGATATCTTTGGAAAGAGAAGACTTTTTGTATAAGTGcagtaatttaaaattaaaacatgatcataccaaaaaataaaataaaaatctaaaactaGGTAACTTATTTGAGAGacatttcaatataaaaaagaaatcaactagtcttttcaaaataatataaaaacaaaataaataagagaaagtatcaaaataatataaaaacaaaataaataggaGGAAGAC
Above is a genomic segment from Vitis riparia cultivar Riparia Gloire de Montpellier isolate 1030 chromosome 14, EGFV_Vit.rip_1.0, whole genome shotgun sequence containing:
- the LOC117930658 gene encoding LOW QUALITY PROTEIN: protein LYK2 (The sequence of the model RefSeq protein was modified relative to this genomic sequence to represent the inferred CDS: inserted 1 base in 1 codon); protein product: MAALINNFYLRALFLFILVFVSTLGQSLLSCETSSRDASGYYCNGNGSQKQCGTFALLRTNSYYSSLFNLSFYLGIDRFLIAEANGFSADTELLPYNQPLLIPIECKCKAGFFQAELTKTTIEGESFFGIAESLEGLTTCKAIRERNPSIQPWGLADKVRLLIPLRCACPSSSEIIQETKLLLSYPVSEGDTVPSLAFKFNTTSEAIISANNRSGATLRLGSLAPVSSLLIPLRDKPTLGSPAKPREPNLGLPATSIPVINPHKKKTKMWKIGVYIAVSGVAVGASIAIAAAVLVIHWKRKKQNAYKMGDVELQQLGLSVRTTSEKKVSFEGSQDPIDQIIESTPHKIVVETYTMLELRKATEDFNSSNLIEGSVFHGRLNGKNLAIKHTHPEAISKIEFGLFHDAIHHHPNIIRLLGTCLNEGPDSYLIFEYAKNGSLKDWLHGGLAMKSQFIASCYCFLTWNQRLRICLDVAMALQYMHHIMHPCYVHRNVKSRNIFLDEEFNAKIGNFGMARCFEDDAEDSQPYSTASWSKGYLAPEYLHQGIISPTLDXFAYGVVLLEVLSGKTPITRADDKGGGRVWLPEKIKSILGSENTEELRDWMDSALGENYSFDAAITLANLARVCTDENPCSRPSAGEIVEKLSRLVEQLPEGEQFSICESSSKPLVKAAANSL
- the LOC117930659 gene encoding ribulose-phosphate 3-epimerase, cytoplasmic isoform gives rise to the protein MAPAKIAPSMLSSDFANLASEAQRMLSFGADWLHMDIMDGHFVPNLTIGAPVIESLRKHTNAYLDCHLMVTNPLDYVEPLGKAGASGFTFHVEVSKENWQELVERIRSKGMRPGVALKPGTPIEEVYPLVEGKNPVEMVLVMTVEPGFGGQKFMPEMMDKVRELRKRYPSLDIEVDGGLGPSTIGMAASAGANCIVAGSSVFGAPKPEQVISLLRKSVEEAQ